The proteins below are encoded in one region of Aestuariivirga litoralis:
- a CDS encoding DUF2971 domain-containing protein, with product MTAPVNLYELQLRAKLPQYLLQSLDEFEAATGEVLRRFLAEIEARPLPPLLYHYTGEGGLRGILGSGTLFCSDVFRQNDKKEIRHGINVAFDELIERGRKDPDLFRGYAGNIARFRRTHPMENVGNFYICSLTGQEESERQWRLYGASSRGFALAFDAMRLEVAFTQANGVPIENNNTFPVTYDRAIAARLQGEILDLIAPLLAPLRMGVLAQPSLDAYYNELAVVHLLAIVRFAMFFKARQWSAEREYRFQNLFSIDAKPTDVRLRPDPMGGAAIEYRAFDWRSVDPGCLSQIIIGPKADQDGGEALARELLQLHHPNPETVKVVQSTVGRHRRG from the coding sequence ATGACCGCACCAGTAAACCTCTACGAGCTGCAGCTGAGAGCAAAGCTTCCGCAGTATCTACTGCAAAGTCTTGATGAGTTCGAAGCGGCAACAGGAGAAGTACTTCGTCGGTTCTTAGCTGAGATCGAGGCTCGTCCACTGCCGCCGCTGCTCTATCACTACACAGGGGAGGGCGGACTTCGGGGCATACTTGGAAGTGGTACTCTCTTCTGTTCGGACGTCTTTCGCCAGAACGACAAAAAAGAAATAAGACATGGCATTAACGTAGCCTTTGACGAGTTGATCGAGCGCGGTCGCAAGGACCCGGATTTGTTCCGTGGTTACGCTGGCAATATCGCTAGGTTCCGGAGAACCCATCCGATGGAAAACGTGGGGAACTTTTACATCTGTAGCCTAACAGGCCAGGAGGAAAGTGAGAGGCAATGGCGACTGTATGGTGCCAGTTCTAGAGGCTTTGCGCTTGCGTTCGATGCTATGAGGTTAGAAGTGGCGTTCACGCAAGCAAACGGTGTGCCGATAGAGAATAACAATACGTTCCCTGTCACCTATGACCGCGCGATAGCCGCCAGACTGCAGGGCGAGATTTTGGACCTGATTGCCCCGCTGCTGGCACCTCTTCGAATGGGCGTATTGGCACAGCCGTCTCTAGATGCTTACTACAACGAACTGGCTGTGGTGCATCTGTTAGCTATTGTTCGCTTCGCGATGTTCTTCAAAGCAAGACAATGGAGCGCGGAAAGAGAATACAGGTTTCAGAACTTGTTCAGCATAGATGCGAAACCAACTGACGTGAGGCTGCGTCCCGATCCAATGGGCGGTGCCGCTATCGAGTACAGAGCCTTTGACTGGCGTTCCGTTGATCCCGGTTGTCTGTCTCAAATCATCATAGGGCCAAAAGCAGATCAAGATGGCGGAGAGGCATTGGCACGAGAACTACTTCAACTGCACCATCCAAACCCCGAGACCGTCAAGGTCGTGCAGTCGACTGTGGGCAGGCATAGGCGCGGTTAG
- a CDS encoding abortive infection family protein has translation MQSQFSLFVLKALVDTITGGRAQGYGGSSDEPPIGHYRSLPGIQQFMLGCNIPMPPAIGSRLPAATAALNDAANGANGHELITNAIVTVCDPRGYPRDPEKAAAVREHLNNALEADGFTVTIVNGKALLVARQAGGVIVGNIVTKATTLNFDTVENEIARALVNLTSDPEDAVTAACSLLEAVFRSILIELDLTLPPKKDIDGLWKAVQQPLQLSPGLSGLPTVIEQDMRQVLGGLNTVVSGIGALRTHAGDAHGREKGYQRIEPAIARFAVNAAGTAALFIIETWERLQKRSLPLHHSPTQD, from the coding sequence ATGCAAAGCCAGTTCTCTCTCTTTGTTTTGAAAGCGCTTGTTGATACCATCACAGGCGGTCGCGCACAGGGCTATGGTGGTTCGAGCGATGAGCCACCTATCGGGCACTACCGAAGCCTACCAGGCATCCAGCAGTTCATGTTGGGTTGCAACATTCCTATGCCTCCGGCAATTGGATCGCGACTCCCAGCCGCAACGGCTGCCCTTAACGACGCTGCCAACGGTGCCAATGGCCATGAACTGATCACCAACGCCATTGTGACGGTATGCGACCCTCGGGGCTATCCCAGAGACCCGGAAAAAGCAGCGGCGGTAAGAGAGCACTTAAACAATGCTCTTGAGGCTGACGGCTTCACCGTTACGATTGTTAACGGCAAGGCCCTCCTCGTCGCCCGCCAAGCTGGGGGCGTGATTGTTGGGAATATCGTTACAAAGGCAACGACACTCAACTTCGACACAGTCGAAAACGAGATCGCCCGTGCTCTTGTCAACCTCACCAGCGATCCAGAAGACGCGGTCACAGCCGCATGTTCCCTTTTGGAGGCGGTCTTTCGGTCCATCTTGATTGAACTAGACCTAACACTACCACCGAAGAAGGACATAGACGGTCTGTGGAAAGCGGTGCAACAACCGCTGCAGCTTTCTCCGGGACTCTCGGGTCTACCGACCGTGATAGAGCAGGACATGCGCCAAGTACTTGGAGGCTTGAACACCGTGGTGTCTGGTATCGGGGCCTTGCGCACACATGCAGGCGATGCACACGGGCGTGAGAAGGGATATCAGCGCATCGAACCGGCTATTGCTCGATTTGCGGTTAACGCAGCTGGAACCGCCGCACTGTTTATTATTGAGACATGGGAAAGGCTTCAGAAACGTTCTCTCCCGCTGCACCACAGTCCAACACAAGACTAA
- a CDS encoding tyrosine-type recombinase/integrase — translation MLPTLNADYDYELQLAKVARDGGDLAPLHREALGIRTFALENTETGETTDPDTLEGLGQTNQDIAEDIARDRAEQIEKQYGPAAAKKFYSTATATRSVVPIDEYLHKFNAEKPAETHTIYRRKMAITNLKNWKPEVSINGYTRSLMRDYVEKQLMPGRRAGTVNSDLGVLGQYWHWLMDKGYMMEGPVYWSKFRLQKQRKSIEDKERAFNDQEMKRLFCGNLQMRPDLLEHSTTAALTGARQNEVGELRVGDLNFVAKTIHLPGEKTAAADRTIPLHPDLFPMLKERCKGKTERDYVFHELPIRKSSDLKSRSSPISKAFTRFRRSVGVGFGKDRTDRSPVNFHSFRRWFSKELLEHEAPADLVDFICGWTSGSMRETYAWTADRKRQARQFIEKVKLPKR, via the coding sequence ATGTTGCCGACGCTCAACGCTGACTATGACTACGAACTGCAACTGGCTAAGGTCGCACGAGATGGCGGTGATCTGGCACCTCTTCACCGCGAGGCGCTCGGCATCCGCACCTTTGCTCTCGAAAACACAGAGACAGGCGAAACCACCGATCCGGACACATTGGAAGGTTTGGGGCAAACCAATCAGGACATCGCGGAGGATATTGCCCGTGACCGCGCCGAGCAGATTGAGAAGCAATACGGCCCCGCGGCGGCAAAGAAGTTCTACAGCACCGCGACAGCCACCCGCAGCGTTGTGCCTATCGACGAGTATCTACACAAGTTCAATGCTGAAAAGCCTGCTGAGACACACACCATCTACCGCCGGAAGATGGCCATCACTAACCTCAAGAACTGGAAACCAGAGGTTTCGATAAACGGCTATACGCGTTCGCTAATGAGAGACTACGTCGAGAAGCAGCTCATGCCGGGCAGAAGGGCGGGGACGGTCAACTCTGACTTGGGAGTGTTAGGCCAGTATTGGCACTGGCTAATGGACAAGGGCTACATGATGGAAGGTCCGGTCTATTGGTCGAAGTTCCGACTGCAGAAACAGCGCAAGAGTATCGAGGATAAGGAGCGGGCGTTTAATGATCAGGAGATGAAGCGCCTGTTCTGTGGTAATCTACAGATGCGCCCGGACCTCCTCGAACACTCGACTACTGCTGCTCTTACAGGAGCGCGACAGAACGAGGTAGGTGAGTTGCGTGTTGGTGATTTGAACTTCGTTGCCAAGACAATCCACCTTCCCGGCGAGAAGACAGCCGCCGCAGACCGCACTATCCCTCTTCACCCTGATCTCTTTCCAATGCTCAAAGAGCGATGCAAGGGTAAGACCGAACGAGACTATGTCTTCCACGAGTTGCCCATACGCAAATCGAGTGACCTCAAGTCGCGGTCCTCACCCATCTCTAAGGCTTTCACACGGTTCCGACGCAGTGTTGGCGTGGGCTTCGGCAAAGATCGAACAGATAGGTCTCCCGTGAACTTCCACAGTTTCCGCCGCTGGTTCTCTAAGGAGCTTCTGGAACATGAAGCGCCCGCTGACCTCGTTGACTTCATCTGCGGGTGGACATCGGGCAGCATGAGAGAAACCTACGCTTGGACTGCAGACCGAAAGCGTCAAGCACGTCAGTTCATAGAGAAGGTAAAGCTGCCCAAACGATAA
- the urtE gene encoding urea ABC transporter ATP-binding subunit UrtE has product MLEAKSVNLFYGASQALKDVSVSASPGKITCILGRNGTGKTSLIRAIAGQAAARGGSIMFDGKDITKLPADKRARAGIALVPQGREIFSSLTVEENLKTGFAGLARKERNIPDEIYELFPVLKSMLHRRGGDLSGGQQQQLAIGRALVMRPKVLLLDEPTEGIQPSIIKDIERVIAMLRDRGTMSIILVEQYFDFARRLADNFIILNRGRVIHSGDGAALQDEKARTMVMV; this is encoded by the coding sequence ATGTTGGAAGCAAAATCAGTCAACCTGTTCTACGGCGCCAGCCAGGCGCTGAAGGATGTATCGGTGTCCGCCTCGCCCGGCAAGATCACCTGCATCCTCGGTCGCAACGGCACCGGCAAGACCAGCCTCATTCGCGCCATTGCCGGCCAGGCCGCAGCACGCGGCGGAAGCATTATGTTTGACGGCAAGGACATCACCAAGCTTCCCGCCGACAAGCGTGCCCGCGCCGGCATCGCTCTGGTGCCGCAGGGCCGCGAGATTTTCTCCAGCCTCACCGTGGAGGAAAACCTGAAAACCGGATTTGCTGGCCTCGCCCGCAAGGAGCGCAACATTCCCGACGAAATCTACGAGCTGTTCCCCGTGCTGAAATCCATGCTCCACCGGCGCGGCGGCGACCTCTCCGGCGGGCAGCAGCAGCAATTGGCCATTGGTCGCGCGCTGGTGATGCGCCCCAAAGTTCTGCTGCTCGACGAGCCCACTGAAGGCATCCAGCCCTCAATCATCAAGGACATTGAGCGCGTCATCGCGATGCTGCGCGACCGGGGCACCATGTCGATCATCCTGGTCGAGCAATATTTCGATTTCGCCCGCAGGCTGGCGGACAATTTCATTATCCTCAACCGTGGCCGCGTGATCCATTCCGGCGACGGAGCGGCATTGCAGGATGAAAAGGCCAGAACGATGGTGATGGTGTAG